In Erigeron canadensis isolate Cc75 chromosome 1, C_canadensis_v1, whole genome shotgun sequence, a single window of DNA contains:
- the LOC122589266 gene encoding uncharacterized protein LOC122589266: protein MYADTNSSKASTKRKDPEDSEIQSRDLCFPALEDKKASKDPLIIQAQIFDIAVRRVYIENGSECDIIYEHCFLQLPKTIKARMTNPTGPLAGFARNRVWPLGEIDLDVTLGNPPFARTETLDFIVVRAASPYNLLMGRPAIQRMEMVPSTVHAMVLFQTKSGVGIIKSSYD, encoded by the coding sequence ATGTATGCCGACACAAATTCTAGCAAAGCAAGCACGAAACGAAAAGATCCAGAAGACTCAGAAATCCAATCAAGGGATCTATGTTTTCCCGCTTTGGAAGACAAAAAAGCCAGCAAAGATCCATTGATAATACAAGCACAGATATTCGATATTGCGGTACGAAGAGTATATATTGAAAACGGAAGCGAATGCGACATTATATATGAACATTGCTTCCTGCAATTACCAAAGACGATAAAGGCAAGAATGACAAACCCCACAGGCCCACTCGCAGGATTTGCCAGAAACCGCGTGTGGCCCCTAGGGGAAATAGATCTTGACGTTACCCTGGGGAACCCTCCGTTTGCACGAACAGAAACCCTAGATTTCATTGTAGTGCGAGCAGCCTCACCATACAACCTTCTCATGGGAAGACCAGCAATTCAGCGAATGGAAATGGTACCTTCCACGGTCCACGCTATGGTACTATTCCAAACGAAATCTGGTGTGGGAATAATAAAATCAAGCTATGATTAG